GCAAGTTGCTGCAGGCTTGGATTCCGTTCAAAGTAATTGGAGCTAAGCACCTTTTGAACGCTCTCCCAGGACTGCTCCATATTGCGGAAGTCCTTGGGGTTTCGGCTTGATTCTTTGCCCCTCATAATCATGGTTATTCGAGCAACGTCAATATCTGTTGGAAGATCACCAATGATACCCAGCATGTACTGTGGCAGGAGGGCTTGTTTTACTGAATTTGCAAGTTGCCTGGTGGAGGGACCTTCTTCCAGGAAATAGCTCCAGCGAGGCGTACCTAAATTTTTGAGACCTCTATTCTGCAAATCCAGTTTAAAGTTAAGAACGTGTAATGAATCTTCTTGTAGCTCGAAAACCATGGAATCTGCAGCCAGACTATCTGTAATGGTACTCCAATAATTTTTCTTGGCAGATAAATCTTTTTCAGCCTGATACCACAGGGCGAGCTGTTCACGCATCTCATCTATTGCCGTATTCACTTTATCGCGGGTGGTATTGTCCCAAATAAATACGGGTTGTACTGTACTCTCGCGAGCGTTGCGATCTATTTCGAGCGCATCGTTTGTTTTTAAAATGTCAAAATCAAACGGGGCGATAATGGTTTCAGTAGTGATCTGGTCAACATCATAGTTGAATTGAAACATCTTTCCTCGAGGGAAAAACAGAGCTGTGACAACGAGAAGCAGAGCAATAAGCGTTATTTGGCTGATCCTTAGCCAGAGGTGATATTTCTTTTCGTCACTGACGACCTTTTTTGATTGTGGCAACATGTAGTAATTATAACCCTTTCATAAGCTGCTTCAAAATCACAAGTTTTTGAACTTCTGACGTCCCTTCACCAATGGTGAGCACTTTGGCATCACGGAAGAACCGTTCAACCTGAAATTCTTTTATGTATCCATAACCGCCATGCACTTGTACGGCCATATTGGTTGCCCGTACAGCAGTTTCAGAGGCCTTTAATTTAGCCATCGCAGCAGCTTTTACTACATTTCCGCCATGATCTTTCACATAACTCGCATGGTAAACCAGATGTCTCGCTGCTTCAATCTCCGTGGCCATTTCAGCAAGCTGCAATCCCACGCCCTGGAAGCGATGTATCTTTTTCCCAAATGCTTCACGCTCATCGGCATATTTTATTGCAGCCTGGAGGGCACCTTCAGCCAGACCAAGAGACAGGGCCGCCACACTGATGCGACCTCCGACCAATGCGGTCATCATGTGACTAAATCCAACATCCAGTTCTCCTAGCAACGCGTTGGATGGAACTCTCATATTTTCAAAGGTCAAAGCACGCGTATCCGACCCACGCCAGCCCATTTTCTTTTCAGGTGGGCCAATAATGAAACCTGGTGTTTTTGGATCAACCATGAATACAGAAACCCCACCTGGACGTTTGGCATCAGGATCAGTCACTGCGGTTAAATTGCACACTCCTGAGTAACCAGCATTGGTGATAAAATTTTTAGAACCATTAATTACCCATTCATCCCCATCTCTTACAGCAGTAGTCTTTGTGCCACCTGCATCGGACCCAGCCTCTGGTTCGGTCAAACCAAAACAAGCCAGATATTTGCCGGAGATCAGATTGGAAAGATGGGCATTTTTTTGATCCTCATTCCCAAACAGAAAAATTGGGCTGGTGCCTAATGAGATGTGGGCAGCCACAGTAATGGCAACGGATGAATCAACTTTGGCCAACTCCTCAATGACCAGAGTATAGGCCAGCGTATCCATACCAGCACCACCATATTCCTCGGGGAAGGGAATTCCCAGGAGTCCTAACTCCGCCAGTTTGGGAATAAGTTCCAGGGGGAAGCGTTCCTCCCTGTCAAGGGTTTCAGCGATTGGCGCAACTTCATTGGCAGCAAAATCACGAACCATGTCCTGGAGCATATAATGCTCATCCTGAAAGTATTGTTTCATGTTATGTCCCCCTGAATTTGAATAGAATGATTAATCTACCACCTCATTACCGACGCACCCCAGGTAAAACCTGCTCCGAATGAGGCTACCACAATGATATCACCGCGGTTGATCTTTCCCTCCTGCATGGCTTCATATAGGGCAATTGGTATAGAAGCTGATGTGGTATTTCCGTACTTATGAATATTAGAATACACAACTTTGTGCATTTCAAGCTCTAATCGATTGGCCACCGCCTCAGTGATGCGCAGATTGGCCTGGTGAGGAACCACCAGTTTTACTTCAGACTTCTCAACACCCGCTGCTTCCAGGGCTTCAGATATCACCTGTGGGAATTTGGTGATGGCATGTTTGAATACGGTTCGACCGTTCATCACGACCTGACCATAACCCTTATCTAACAATTCTTTTGTCAAAAACGGGTTATCCAGAGTTGAGGGTGTGCGTAGCATGAGATCCTCGGCATAACGACCATCTGAGTGGGTCTTTACTGATAGCAATCCTCTATCTTCATCTGTAGCCTTAATGATAGTCGCTGCAGCACCATCGCCAAACAGGACTGCTGTATCTCGACCCGCAGTGGTAAAATCAAGGGCCACAGACTGAACTTCGGAGGTAATCAGCAGGATATTATTATAGGCCCCCGACTCGATAAATGCCTTGGAAATGGATAGTCCATACAAAAATCCTGAGCAGGCCATACGAATGTCCAGGGCAGGGGTTCCAGGAATACCCAGACGTCTGGTCATCATGGGACCGCCACCTGGCGTGAAGTAGTCGCTCGCCATGGTTGAGAAGATGATATGCTCCACATCCTCTGCCTGCATGCCAGCCTTCTCAAGTGCCTCTTCGGTAGCTTTCAATGCCAGATCAGTTGTGCATTCTCCATCCACATGGTGACGCTCCTGGATACCACTTCTCTCACGGATCCACTCATCTGAGGTATCCATTAATTTTTCCAAATCCTGGTTGGTTACTACATTTTCAGGGACATACATCCCGATCGCATCGATGTAAGCTTTTCGCATGGTGGACTCCTAAGCCATTACTCTAATATCTTTTAGCTCTAATTGGATAGTTTTTCTACCCTGCCATTCATTTTCAGCAAGGACATAAGCCATTTCCAGATTCTTCTGAGAATACAGTAATTCCAGAGACTCGGCCATTCCGAACCCAATTGCGTCCAGAATCGTTCGTCCCTGACGCACTTTCAATTTTAAGTGATTCTTGCCCACAATCTTTGGACGTGGATAGCCGATAACTTCCAGATTTTGGCTGGCAAAGAGGGGACGCATATTACCAGGTCCGTAAGGAGCGAGGCGTCTTAACGTCTCCATTAGTTGGGAGTTAATATCAGAAAATTCAATAATAGACTCTATTTTTAAGCGAGGTCGCATCATTTCTTCTGTTACCTGAGCCATAGCAACTTCCTGGAATCGTTTTTCAAATGCTTCCAGATTAACAGGATCAATGGACATTCCTGCTGCCATGGTATGTCCACCAAAGCTGAGCAACAAATCGGCACATTCTGAGAATGCAGCATGGAGATCAAAGCCACTGATACTTCTGGCAGAAGCTTTTCCCACACCGTCGTTTACCGCGATAATTACAGTGGGTACGAAGTATCGCTCCTTTAGCTTCGAAGCAACGATTCCAATCACACCGTGATGCCAACCCTCGTGATAAAGGACCAGCGATCGTTTTTCTCTGGGGTCATATTTTGCATTGGAGAGACGTACCGCTTCATCAAATATTTTGCCTTCAACCGTCTTACGAACCTCATTTTCTGAGTTGAGAACAGCGGATAATTCTTTTGCCTCAGACTGGGTGGTGGATGTCATGAGGCGCACTGCCCGCATGGCTTCTCCTAAGCGACCAACAGCATTGATTCGAGGTCCTAGCCCAAATAGGACATCGGCAACGGTGACTTCATCCCTGGTTATTCCTGCCACTTTCTTCAGGGCGATAATTCCAGGCCGGCTTCCCCTGCTGATCAATTTCAAACCTTCATTAACAATAATTCGGTTTTCTCCGGTTACCTTAACTATATCCGCAGCTGTTCCAATGGCTGCGAGATCAAGAAACTGGAGTGCTTGTTCATCTGGGAGCTCATGTCTCTTTGCAATGGCCTGAGTGAGTTTAAATGCTACACCGGCCCCGCATAAATTCTTGTTGGGGTAATTACAATCACCTTGTTTGGGGTTCAATATTGCCACTGCAGCGGGTAATTCATCATCAGGAATATGATGATCTGTAATCATCATATTCACACCGAGCTGTTTGGCGTATTCAACCTGCTCAACGGCTGTAATACCGCAATCACATGTAATAATCAGTTTTGCACCAATCTCAGCTGCATAATCAATACCCTTATGGGATACGCCGTATCCTTCCGTGTTTCTATCGGGGATATAAAATTCCGATTTTGCACCAACAGATTGCAAAAACAAGTGTAATAGTGATGCAGCCGTGGTACCATCCACATCATAATCCCCATAAACCAGTATGGGTGCATGCGCATCAAGACACTTTGAAATCTCATCTACGGCGATGTCCATGTTGAGCATGAGGAAGGGATCATGTAAGTGGGAAATGGAGGGGTTAAAAAATTCACGAGCCTCATCTATGGTGCGTAAATCACGGCGCCAGAGGAGTCCACCAACCACTGGCGAAACGCCCAGAGAAGTTGTGAGATTCTCTATTTCCCCTAGGGGACTATCTTGAATGATCCAGATTTTTTCCATAATAAGTTGGTCTATAGTATAAACTTCAGATTGGTTTAATTCACGGTAAAAACGTCGTTGTTTTAACCTGATGTCACATCATTTAAGATTGGCTTGCACCAACGGTAGGCAAATAAATGGGTGGATCTATAAGCCGGATTTTGTCTGATCCTCCAAAGAGGATGAGGCAGCCATTGATCTGGATATCCATTTGCATGGAGATACTAGCTTCCTACCCGAAGAGTTTCATCATTGATGAATGGCGGACTACCAAGCTCTTCTGCTTGAAATTGCTCCAATTGGGGTTTACCCCCAGCATCAGTTACCTGACACTGGCGTGAGCTCTTACCTCACGTTTTCACCCTTACCCGCCTTCGCTCCGTTCCCGTATTCTACGTCAACGAAGCTATGGCGCGGCAGGCCCAATAACGGGGCCTGCCACGGCGTAGCTCCATGATCGCGGTAGCGAGAATGGAGCGAAGACGGGCGGTATCTTTTCTGCGGCACTTTCCATCCCTACTCGAAAGTAGAGTCCCATGCTGCTAACATGGGCAACCTGTCCTGCGGAGTCCGGACTTTCCTCCCAGCTGATGCCAGGCGACTGCCCAATCCACCCATTTTAAAAAAGCGAATAAAACTAAGGCTTTGAATGGTGACTAAAAGAGAAATGATCCGATTTCTCGGATCATTTCTTCTAAAATTTTCTATCTAAAAAAATGGAGTGAGGACCTAATCATCGTCTCCAGGTAAGACAACCAGAATCCTGCCACAATTTTCACATTCGATAAAGGCGTCCATTTGCTGGATTTCATAGATGGTTTGAGGATTCAGTTGCTTGTGACATCCAGAGCAGGATCCACGCAAAATGGGAACAACAGCACGGCGACGTGCTTTGAGGATTCTCTCATACTGCCTTAAGTAACGCTGACCAACCTTTTTGATCAACTTAGCTCTTTGAGCCTCAAGTTCTTCCTGGCGGGCATCTGTGAGATCTGACTTTTCTTTCAATTCGTCGCGGTTCGCATCTAATTGTTCAACAAAGGCTGTGCTCTGCTCTACAGACGTGGCGATAAGCTCTTCCAATTTCTCAATTTCTGATTCAAGATATAATTGTCGCCCCTCACCTTCAGTCATTTCAGATTTGACCGTTTCGATTTCATTGGTTAAGGCATCGTATTCACGATTGGTGGTAACCAGATAAAGTTGATCCTGGTATTTCTTAACTTTTGCCTCAGCATCCATAAGAGCACCCTTGATGGTCACTAGCTCTTTCTGATTCTCTTCCAGCGTCTGCCGAATTGTCTCCAATTCAGATTTAACGCTTTCAGCCTGTGATTCCAGTTTTTCTACCTGTTGGGGAAGACTCCCCTTTTTTTCATCGATTTCAAAGAGCTGACGATCAATCTCCTGAAGTTCAATCAAAATTATTAACGTTTTGTTCATTCACACCTACTCTCTGGGTATATCATATGAAAAGTGCACCTTGAAGTGCACATTTTAAATTAATTCGAAGTGGATCAGAAAATTGCTGTTTGAAAAAGAATGGTCGCTTTGATACTCGCCTAATCACGTCACACAATATAAATAGCATCTGAGGGACAACAAGCGGCTATAAATAGATTGTGTATTTATTTTACAAATTGCTGAAGAATGCAAAACAGGCTGGGGATGGACCCACAGCCTGTTTCAAACCACATCCCTCTGACCCATGAGAGTCAATCAATATATTTAGCTGGTCAGGATACGTTCAGCCAGCCAAGCCTGAAGCTCTGCGATTGGTACTCGAATCTGATCCATTGAATCCCTATCTCGCACAGTCACAGCATTGTCTTCAAGCGTATCAAAATCGATGGTCGCACAATAGGGGGTTCCAGCTTCATCCATACGACGATATCGGCGGCCAATGGCACCTTTTTCATCATAAAAAACATTAAAATGACGCTTGAGGTCATCCTTAATTTCCGTAGCCAACTCCTTCAAACCACCTTTTTTCACCAAAGGTAGAATAGCCACCTTAATGGGTGCCAGCTTTGGATGAAAATGCATGACAGTCCGAACAGAGCCATCCTCTAAAGTTTCTTCCTCATAAGCTTCACACATAACTGCCAGTGTGGTACGATCACAACCAGCGGAGGTCTCAATAATGAATGGGGTATAAACCTGATTTGTCTGGGGATCTCTATAACTCATATTCTTACCTGAGAATTCAGCGTGTTGCTTCAAATCAAAATCTGCGCGGTTATGAATTCCCTCCAACTCGCTCCAACCAATGGGAAACTTATATTCCACATCAAAAGCAGCACGGGCATAATGGGCCAGCTCATCTGGACCGTGTTCATGAAAGCGCAGGTTATCGGGGTTGATGCCGATGGTATCATAGAAAGCCTTGCGCCTTTCCATCCAGGTTTCAAACCATTCATCTGCCTGATCAGGATTTACAAAAAATTGCATTTCCATCTGCTCGAATTCACGAGTTCTGAAGATAAAGTTTCCCGGGGTTATCTCGTTCCGAAAGGCTTTACCAATCTGCGCAATTCCAAAAGGAATCTGCTGACGGGAAGTATCCACCACATTGGGGAAGTTCACAAAAATACCCTGGGCAGTTTCAGGTCGTAGATAAATAGTAGAAGCAGTATCTTCAACAGCACCCATCTGGGTCTTGAACATGAGATTGAATTGTCTGGATTCAGTAAGCTCACCGCCACACTCTGGACATTCCTTTGAAGTCATATTTGCTTCAGGAAGGTTATCCTCACGAAAACGAGTTTTGCATTTTTTACAATCCACAAGTGGATCGGTAAAACCACCAACATGACCACTGGCTTCCCAGACTTTGGGGTGCATGAGGATGGCTGCATCCAGACCAACAATATTATCATATTCCCTGGTCATGGCATTCCACCATGCCTGCTTTACATTTCTTTTAAGCTCAACACCCAGAGGTCCATAATCATAACAGGCGTTGATTCCGCCATAAATCTCACTCGATTGAAATACGAATCCCCGTCTTTTTGACAGAGATACGAGCTTCTCAAAACTTTCTAAACGTGCCATTATTGTCTCTCAATTTTTTTTTGCTAGGAAGCTTCCGTCTCGTTGACGCTTACTTCATGCTTACAGTTTGGGCAAAGCGCGTAGTCGCCCTTCTTCTTGGTTGATTTAGCCACCATGTATGGATTCTCACAGGCCGGACATTTGTGTGCAATTGGGGGATCCCAACTTACAAAATCACAGTCCGGATATTTCGTGCATCCATAAAAAGTTCTACCCCTCTTGGAGCGTCTGGGAGAAATATCCCCCTTACAATCTGGTTTGGGACAGGGCATCAATATGGTGAATGGTTTGGTGAATTTGCATTTGGGATAGGCTGAGCATGCGTAAAACTTTCCATATCGACCATCCCGGAGGACAAGGGGAGATTCACACTTCTCGCATTTCCCATGATCTTCAACAACCGTTTCTTCACCATCTTCTCCATTGGTGGGTGAATCGAGGGGTCTGGCATTTTTACAGGATGGGAATCCAGAGCAGGCCAGGAATCGACCGTTTTTACTCCATTTAATGACCATTGGCTTGCCGCACTTATCACAGGCTTCACCACTGTCTTCCTGGAGAGATTTTTTAAGCTCACTGTATGATTTTGAAGATTCCTCCAGCCATCTTTCAAGGTGTGACCAAAACTCTGTCATGACCTCCAGATAGGTGCTCTCCCCTTCTTCCACCTTATCCAGTTTAAGTTCCATTTCTCTAGTGAAGGTCTTATTCACCAATTCAGAAAAATTTTCTACCAGAAG
This portion of the Candidatus Neomarinimicrobiota bacterium genome encodes:
- a CDS encoding acyl-CoA dehydrogenase family protein, whose amino-acid sequence is MKQYFQDEHYMLQDMVRDFAANEVAPIAETLDREERFPLELIPKLAELGLLGIPFPEEYGGAGMDTLAYTLVIEELAKVDSSVAITVAAHISLGTSPIFLFGNEDQKNAHLSNLISGKYLACFGLTEPEAGSDAGGTKTTAVRDGDEWVINGSKNFITNAGYSGVCNLTAVTDPDAKRPGGVSVFMVDPKTPGFIIGPPEKKMGWRGSDTRALTFENMRVPSNALLGELDVGFSHMMTALVGGRISVAALSLGLAEGALQAAIKYADEREAFGKKIHRFQGVGLQLAEMATEIEAARHLVYHASYVKDHGGNVVKAAAMAKLKASETAVRATNMAVQVHGGYGYIKEFQVERFFRDAKVLTIGEGTSEVQKLVILKQLMKGL
- a CDS encoding ketoacyl-ACP synthase III, whose product is MRKAYIDAIGMYVPENVVTNQDLEKLMDTSDEWIRERSGIQERHHVDGECTTDLALKATEEALEKAGMQAEDVEHIIFSTMASDYFTPGGGPMMTRRLGIPGTPALDIRMACSGFLYGLSISKAFIESGAYNNILLITSEVQSVALDFTTAGRDTAVLFGDGAAATIIKATDEDRGLLSVKTHSDGRYAEDLMLRTPSTLDNPFLTKELLDKGYGQVVMNGRTVFKHAITKFPQVISEALEAAGVEKSEVKLVVPHQANLRITEAVANRLELEMHKVVYSNIHKYGNTTSASIPIALYEAMQEGKINRGDIIVVASFGAGFTWGASVMRW
- the recJ gene encoding single-stranded-DNA-specific exonuclease RecJ; this encodes MEKIWIIQDSPLGEIENLTTSLGVSPVVGGLLWRRDLRTIDEAREFFNPSISHLHDPFLMLNMDIAVDEISKCLDAHAPILVYGDYDVDGTTAASLLHLFLQSVGAKSEFYIPDRNTEGYGVSHKGIDYAAEIGAKLIITCDCGITAVEQVEYAKQLGVNMMITDHHIPDDELPAAVAILNPKQGDCNYPNKNLCGAGVAFKLTQAIAKRHELPDEQALQFLDLAAIGTAADIVKVTGENRIIVNEGLKLISRGSRPGIIALKKVAGITRDEVTVADVLFGLGPRINAVGRLGEAMRAVRLMTSTTQSEAKELSAVLNSENEVRKTVEGKIFDEAVRLSNAKYDPREKRSLVLYHEGWHHGVIGIVASKLKERYFVPTVIIAVNDGVGKASARSISGFDLHAAFSECADLLLSFGGHTMAAGMSIDPVNLEAFEKRFQEVAMAQVTEEMMRPRLKIESIIEFSDINSQLMETLRRLAPYGPGNMRPLFASQNLEVIGYPRPKIVGKNHLKLKVRQGRTILDAIGFGMAESLELLYSQKNLEMAYVLAENEWQGRKTIQLELKDIRVMA
- a CDS encoding glycine--tRNA ligase: MARLESFEKLVSLSKRRGFVFQSSEIYGGINACYDYGPLGVELKRNVKQAWWNAMTREYDNIVGLDAAILMHPKVWEASGHVGGFTDPLVDCKKCKTRFREDNLPEANMTSKECPECGGELTESRQFNLMFKTQMGAVEDTASTIYLRPETAQGIFVNFPNVVDTSRQQIPFGIAQIGKAFRNEITPGNFIFRTREFEQMEMQFFVNPDQADEWFETWMERRKAFYDTIGINPDNLRFHEHGPDELAHYARAAFDVEYKFPIGWSELEGIHNRADFDLKQHAEFSGKNMSYRDPQTNQVYTPFIIETSAGCDRTTLAVMCEAYEEETLEDGSVRTVMHFHPKLAPIKVAILPLVKKGGLKELATEIKDDLKRHFNVFYDEKGAIGRRYRRMDEAGTPYCATIDFDTLEDNAVTVRDRDSMDQIRVPIAELQAWLAERILTS